A window from Streptomyces sp. NBC_00271 encodes these proteins:
- a CDS encoding LLM class flavin-dependent oxidoreductase — protein MQFGIFSVGDVTADPTTGRTPTEAERIKAMVAIAQKAEEVGLDVFATGEHHNPPFVPSSPTTMLGYVAARTERLILSTSTTLITTNDPVKIAEDFAMLQHLADGRVDLMMGRGNTGPVYPWFGQDIRQGINLAVENYALLRRLWREDVVTWEGKFRTPLQSFTSTPRPLDGVPPFVWHGSIRSPEIAEQAAYYGDGFFHNNIFWPADHTQRMVELYRERYAHYGHGTPEQAIVGLGGQVFMRKNSQDAVREFRPYFDNAPVYGHGPSLEEFTDQTPLTVGSPQEVIEKTLAFREYAGDYQRQLFLVDHAGLPLKTVLEQLDLLGEEVVPVLREEFAKGRPADVPDAPTHQSLLKAQEVSVA, from the coding sequence ATGCAGTTCGGAATCTTCAGCGTCGGCGATGTCACGGCGGACCCGACGACCGGCCGTACGCCGACCGAGGCCGAGCGGATCAAGGCCATGGTCGCCATCGCGCAGAAGGCCGAGGAGGTGGGCCTGGACGTGTTCGCGACCGGCGAGCACCACAACCCGCCGTTCGTGCCGTCGTCGCCCACCACGATGCTCGGCTATGTCGCGGCGCGGACCGAGCGGCTGATCCTGTCGACGTCGACCACGCTCATCACCACCAACGACCCGGTGAAGATCGCGGAGGACTTCGCGATGCTGCAGCACCTGGCCGACGGGCGGGTGGACCTGATGATGGGGCGCGGGAACACCGGGCCGGTGTATCCCTGGTTCGGGCAGGACATCCGCCAGGGCATCAACCTGGCCGTGGAGAACTACGCGCTGCTGCGCCGGCTGTGGCGCGAGGACGTGGTGACGTGGGAGGGCAAGTTCCGCACGCCGCTGCAGTCGTTCACCTCGACGCCGCGTCCGCTGGACGGGGTGCCCCCGTTCGTGTGGCACGGCTCGATCCGGTCGCCGGAGATAGCCGAGCAGGCCGCGTACTACGGTGACGGCTTCTTCCACAACAACATCTTCTGGCCGGCCGACCACACCCAGCGGATGGTCGAGCTCTACCGGGAGCGGTACGCGCACTACGGGCACGGCACGCCCGAGCAGGCGATCGTCGGTCTCGGCGGGCAGGTGTTCATGCGGAAGAACTCCCAGGACGCGGTGCGCGAGTTCCGCCCGTACTTCGACAACGCGCCGGTCTACGGGCACGGTCCCTCCCTGGAGGAGTTCACCGACCAGACCCCGCTGACCGTCGGCTCCCCGCAGGAGGTCATCGAGAAGACCCTGGCCTTCCGCGAGTACGCCGGTGACTACCAGCGCCAGCTGTTCCTGGTGGACCACGCCGGGCTGCCGCTGAAGACGGTCCTCGAGCAGCTCGACCTGCTCGGCGAGGAGGTCGTCCCGGTGCTGCGCGAGGAGTTCGCCAAGGGGCGCCCGGCGGATGTGCCGGACGCGCCGACCCACCAGTCCCTGCTCAAGGCTCAGGAAGTGAGCGTCGCATGA
- a CDS encoding FMN reductase, with product MKLVVVSAGLSVPSSTRLLADRLAAATGRYTSVDVQVVELRDLAVEIAHNFTTGFPGRALSAALEAVTEADGLIVVTPVFSASYSGLFKSFFDVLDQDALTGKPVLIAATGGSARHSLVLEHALRPLFAYLRAVVVPTAVYAASEDWGAEGLAERIDRAAGELGRLMEGLGSGAGAETGAVRRADAADAAERADASMAVDTDTAAAIAPRALDGALASADRFTVIPFEQQLAALRP from the coding sequence ATGAAGCTCGTCGTCGTCTCGGCGGGGCTGAGCGTCCCCTCGTCGACCCGGCTGCTGGCCGACCGGCTGGCCGCCGCCACCGGCCGGTACACGTCCGTCGACGTCCAGGTCGTCGAACTGCGCGACCTGGCCGTCGAGATCGCCCACAACTTCACCACCGGCTTTCCCGGGCGGGCCCTGTCCGCGGCCCTGGAGGCGGTGACGGAGGCGGACGGGCTGATCGTGGTCACCCCGGTGTTCTCCGCCTCCTACAGCGGCCTGTTCAAGTCCTTCTTCGACGTACTGGACCAGGACGCGCTCACCGGCAAGCCGGTCCTGATCGCCGCGACCGGCGGCTCCGCCCGCCACTCCCTCGTCCTCGAACACGCCCTGCGTCCCCTCTTCGCCTACCTGCGCGCCGTGGTCGTCCCGACCGCGGTCTACGCGGCCTCGGAGGACTGGGGCGCGGAAGGCCTGGCCGAGCGGATCGACCGCGCGGCGGGCGAACTGGGGAGGCTCATGGAAGGCCTGGGCTCCGGGGCCGGGGCTGAGACCGGGGCTGTGCGAAGGGCCGACGCGGCGGATGCGGCGGAAAGGGCGGACGCGTCGATGGCCGTGGACACCGACACCGCCGCCGCCATCGCGCCGCGCGCGCTCGACGGGGCCCTCGCCTCGGCCGACAGGTTCACCGTCATCCCCTTCGAGCAGCAGCTCGCCGCGCTGCGGCCGTAG
- a CDS encoding response regulator transcription factor, with the protein MPQNVLLAEDDRAIRHALERALTLEGYAVTAVADGVEALAQAHRTPPDVLVLDVMMPGIDGLQVCRVLRAEGDRTPILMLTALVETADRIAGLDAGADDYVVKPFDVEEVFARLRALLRRTLPVNGTPADVPASSPSVSASASKEAAGQISAAGLRMDIQARRAWRGQRELELTRTEFELLELLVRNAGIVLDHATIYDRIWGYDFGPGSKNLAVYVGYLRRKLDEPGAPALIHTVRGVGYVLRED; encoded by the coding sequence GTGCCCCAGAATGTGCTGCTCGCCGAGGACGACCGTGCCATCCGCCATGCCCTGGAAAGGGCACTGACACTGGAGGGCTACGCGGTGACGGCCGTCGCCGACGGCGTGGAGGCGCTGGCCCAGGCCCACCGCACGCCACCGGACGTCCTCGTCCTGGACGTGATGATGCCCGGTATCGACGGGCTGCAGGTGTGCCGCGTGCTGCGCGCGGAGGGGGACCGTACGCCGATCCTGATGCTCACCGCACTGGTCGAGACGGCCGACCGCATCGCGGGCCTGGACGCCGGGGCCGACGACTACGTGGTCAAGCCGTTCGACGTGGAGGAGGTCTTCGCCCGGCTGCGGGCCCTGCTCCGCCGGACCCTTCCGGTGAACGGCACCCCCGCAGACGTACCGGCGTCGTCGCCGTCGGTGTCCGCGTCCGCGTCGAAGGAGGCGGCGGGGCAGATCTCCGCGGCCGGGCTGCGCATGGACATCCAGGCACGCCGCGCCTGGCGCGGACAGCGCGAGCTGGAGCTCACCCGCACCGAGTTCGAGCTGCTCGAACTACTCGTCCGCAACGCGGGCATCGTCCTCGACCACGCCACGATCTACGACCGCATCTGGGGCTACGACTTCGGTCCCGGCTCCAAGAACCTCGCCGTGTACGTGGGATATCTGCGGCGCAAGCTCGACGAGCCGGGGGCACCGGCGCTGATCCACACCGTCCGGGGCGTGGGGTATGTGCTGAGGGAGGACTGA
- a CDS encoding sensor histidine kinase yields the protein MPPRWLTGLRPRRVSSLRATFTLSFAAVAAAVTVLVGFLSYDAAARLVRVDQQTVFSGVVQDLRVQVRETALDPGDFSSSDPDHDGPLDDIIRPARTDVQVLGRGGVISDRGNPALPVTAADRRTAASATAGKWVEHGEVDVAGDRYRVATVALGGGRGAVQVAQQFSDTEDLLRELQQRTVLLVGAVVIASGLFGWWLARRITRRLVRLAGAAEDVARTGRLGIQVPVAGYDEVARLGRSFDRMLGRLAQSEEDQRRLVQDAGHELRTPLTSLRTNISMLRRIDELPPDAREELVADLAQESRELTDLVNELVALAAGRSDTEPVQRIDLADLAEDVAIASRRRTGRDILVRVGGDTTVDGRPTALQRAISNLVENAAKFDREGKAPIEIAVTGPVRPGVGVGGGLPGSVRIEVLDRGPGVVEGDLVRVFDRFYRATDARSLPGSGLGLSIVREVATGHGGAPFAFRREGGGAVIGFTVSADYPTEED from the coding sequence GTGCCCCCCCGATGGCTCACGGGGCTGCGGCCCCGGCGGGTGTCCTCCCTGCGGGCCACCTTCACCCTGTCCTTCGCCGCCGTGGCCGCCGCGGTCACCGTCCTCGTCGGATTCCTGAGTTACGACGCCGCCGCCCGGCTGGTGCGGGTGGACCAGCAGACCGTCTTCTCCGGGGTCGTGCAGGACCTGCGGGTCCAGGTGCGCGAGACGGCGTTGGACCCGGGTGATTTCTCGTCGTCCGACCCCGATCACGACGGGCCCCTGGACGACATCATCCGGCCCGCTCGAACGGATGTGCAGGTGCTCGGGCGCGGTGGGGTGATATCCGACCGCGGGAACCCCGCGCTGCCCGTGACCGCCGCCGACCGGCGGACAGCCGCGTCCGCCACCGCGGGCAAGTGGGTGGAGCACGGGGAGGTCGACGTCGCCGGCGACCGCTACCGGGTGGCGACCGTCGCGCTCGGCGGCGGGCGGGGCGCGGTGCAGGTGGCCCAGCAGTTCAGCGACACCGAGGATCTGTTGCGGGAGCTGCAGCAGCGGACCGTGCTCCTTGTGGGAGCGGTGGTGATCGCGTCGGGGCTGTTCGGCTGGTGGCTGGCGCGGCGCATCACCCGGCGGCTGGTGCGGCTGGCCGGGGCCGCGGAGGACGTGGCGCGCACCGGGCGGCTCGGCATCCAGGTGCCGGTGGCGGGATACGACGAGGTGGCCCGCCTCGGCCGCTCCTTCGACCGGATGCTCGGCCGGCTCGCGCAGTCCGAGGAGGACCAGCGTCGGCTGGTCCAGGACGCGGGCCATGAACTCCGTACGCCGCTGACCTCGCTGCGCACGAACATCTCCATGCTGCGCCGCATCGACGAGCTGCCGCCCGACGCCCGCGAGGAACTGGTCGCCGACCTGGCACAGGAGTCCCGTGAGCTGACCGACCTCGTCAACGAGCTGGTGGCGCTCGCGGCCGGGCGGTCCGACACCGAGCCCGTGCAGCGGATCGACCTGGCCGATCTCGCGGAGGACGTGGCGATCGCCTCGCGGCGCCGCACCGGGCGGGACATCCTCGTCCGGGTGGGCGGTGACACGACGGTCGACGGCCGTCCCACGGCGCTCCAGCGGGCGATATCCAACCTGGTGGAGAACGCGGCCAAGTTCGACCGCGAGGGCAAGGCGCCGATCGAGATCGCGGTCACCGGTCCGGTGCGCCCCGGCGTCGGGGTGGGCGGCGGTCTTCCCGGCAGCGTCCGGATCGAGGTCCTCGACCGGGGTCCGGGCGTGGTCGAGGGCGATCTCGTCCGGGTCTTCGACCGTTTCTACCGCGCCACCGACGCCCGCAGCCTGCCCGGTTCCGGGCTCGGTCTGTCCATCGTCCGTGAGGTGGCCACCGGCCACGGCGGAGCGCCGTTCGCCTTCCGGCGGGAGGGGGGAGGCGCGGTCATCGGCTTCACAGTGAGCGCGGACTACCCGACGGAGGAGGACTGA
- a CDS encoding amino acid transporter, translating into MATTDHARTRGTTGTSRLRAWMLEGLSDMGKTPQGPHAPPEPVHQGQRWWRVMCLTGVDYFSTLGYQPGIAALAAGLLSPIATIVLVIVTLTGALPVYRRVAEESPRGEGSIAMLERLLSFWKGKLFVLTLLGFAATDFLITITLSAADASTHLVENPHLTSTLHDQQMLITLILVALLGAVFLKGFLEAIGVAVVLVGIYLALNVVVVVVGLWHVATAEHVITDWTSALTTQHGNVFAMVGVALLVFPKLALGLSGFETGVAVMPHVQGDATDTDAKPAGRIRDTKKLLTTAAVIMSVFLIFTSFITTLLIPEQEFKSGGQANGRALAYLAHEYLGGAFGTVYDVSTIAILWFAGASAMAGLLNLMPRYLPRYGMAPHWARAVRPMVIVFTLVAFLVTWIFNADVDAQGGAYATGVLVLISSAAIAVTIAARKAGQRNWTIAFAVISAVFLYTTVVNVIERPDGVKIGACFIAGIILVSLLSRLARAFELRVTSVSLDDMADRFVRDIASRRIRFIANEPDNRDKAEYREKIEQIRADNDLPAQEDFVFVEVTVLDPSEFEAGLTVRGEVLHGRYRVLTLESSSIPNALAALLLYVRDRTGCTPHIYFEWTEGDPFTNFLRFFLFGQGEVAPVTREVLREAEPDRSRRPRVHVG; encoded by the coding sequence ATGGCCACCACCGACCACGCTCGTACCAGAGGTACGACGGGTACGAGCCGGCTGCGCGCGTGGATGCTCGAGGGACTGTCCGACATGGGCAAGACCCCGCAGGGCCCACACGCCCCGCCGGAGCCCGTGCACCAGGGGCAGCGCTGGTGGCGGGTGATGTGCCTGACCGGCGTCGACTACTTCTCGACACTGGGCTACCAGCCCGGCATCGCGGCCCTGGCCGCCGGACTCCTCTCGCCCATCGCGACCATCGTGCTCGTCATCGTCACCCTGACGGGCGCACTGCCCGTCTACCGGCGGGTGGCCGAGGAGAGCCCGCGCGGCGAGGGCTCGATCGCGATGCTGGAGCGGCTGCTGTCGTTCTGGAAGGGCAAGCTGTTCGTCCTGACCCTGCTGGGCTTCGCCGCCACCGACTTCCTGATCACCATCACCCTGTCGGCGGCCGACGCCTCCACCCACCTGGTCGAGAACCCCCATCTCACCAGCACGCTGCACGACCAGCAGATGCTGATCACGCTCATCCTGGTGGCCCTGCTCGGCGCGGTGTTCCTCAAGGGCTTCCTGGAGGCGATCGGCGTCGCCGTCGTCCTGGTGGGGATCTATCTCGCGCTCAACGTCGTGGTCGTGGTCGTGGGCCTGTGGCACGTGGCGACCGCCGAACATGTGATCACCGACTGGACCAGCGCTCTGACCACCCAGCACGGAAACGTTTTCGCGATGGTCGGGGTCGCCCTCCTGGTCTTCCCCAAGCTGGCCCTCGGCCTCTCCGGCTTCGAGACCGGCGTCGCCGTCATGCCGCACGTCCAGGGCGACGCCACCGACACCGACGCGAAGCCGGCCGGCCGCATCCGGGACACCAAGAAGCTGCTGACCACCGCCGCCGTGATCATGAGCGTCTTCCTCATCTTCACCAGCTTCATCACCACGCTCCTCATCCCGGAGCAGGAGTTCAAGTCCGGCGGCCAGGCCAACGGCCGCGCCCTCGCCTATCTCGCGCACGAATACCTCGGCGGCGCCTTCGGCACGGTCTACGACGTGTCGACCATCGCCATCCTGTGGTTCGCGGGCGCCTCCGCCATGGCCGGACTGCTCAACCTCATGCCCCGCTACCTCCCCCGCTACGGCATGGCCCCACACTGGGCACGCGCCGTCCGCCCCATGGTGATCGTCTTCACCCTGGTCGCGTTCCTGGTCACCTGGATCTTCAACGCCGACGTCGACGCGCAGGGCGGCGCCTACGCCACCGGTGTCCTCGTCCTCATCAGCTCCGCCGCGATCGCCGTGACCATCGCCGCGCGCAAGGCCGGCCAGCGCAACTGGACCATCGCCTTCGCCGTCATCTCCGCGGTCTTCCTCTACACGACCGTCGTCAACGTCATCGAACGCCCCGACGGCGTCAAGATCGGCGCCTGCTTCATCGCCGGCATCATCCTCGTCTCGCTGCTCTCCCGGCTGGCCCGCGCCTTCGAACTGCGGGTGACCAGCGTGAGCCTGGACGACATGGCGGACCGGTTCGTACGCGACATAGCCAGCCGCCGGATCCGGTTCATCGCCAACGAACCCGACAACCGCGACAAGGCCGAGTACCGCGAGAAGATCGAGCAGATCCGCGCCGACAACGACCTCCCGGCCCAGGAGGACTTCGTCTTCGTCGAGGTCACCGTCCTGGACCCCTCGGAATTCGAGGCGGGCCTGACCGTACGCGGCGAGGTGCTCCACGGCCGCTACCGCGTCCTGACCCTGGAGTCCTCCTCCATCCCCAACGCCCTGGCCGCCCTGCTCCTGTACGTCCGCGACCGCACCGGCTGCACCCCGCACATCTACTTCGAGTGGACCGAGGGCGACCCCTTCACCAACTTCCTGCGCTTCTTCCTCTTCGGCCAGGGCGAGGTCGCCCCCGTCACCCGGGAGGTCCTGCGCGAGGCCGAACCCGACCGCTCCCGCCGACCGCGCGTACACGTCGGCTAG